A genomic stretch from Thermodesulforhabdus norvegica includes:
- the rodA gene encoding rod shape-determining protein RodA: MIDRRLIEYFDWVIFFVAFVLSSVGLVNLYSATYVTGSQGILNSYLVKQGLWIVIGLICMFGLVSFDYKHLSIVSIPLYVIGVILLILVLVIGEESHGALRWIALGPIRFQVSEIVKVIMVITVAAWGASDGVTLYPGAGKVAQFLIMVLVPFILIAIEPDLGTALALGLICCTMFFVLGVRKRWLIGGMVFLLMVAYPVWNYGLKEYQKDRIKAVLNPDKDPQRTGYHVRQSKIAIGSGGLSGKGYLKGTQHRLRFLPERHTDFAFAVWAEEFGFTGVCAVLSLYLLLLYRCFWCVLSARDRMGSLIAMGVTAIFMWEVIINVGMVLGFLPVVGMPLPFISYGGSAMVRNWIAVGLIENVAMRRFNYRASKGR, encoded by the coding sequence TTGATAGACCGCAGGCTGATTGAGTACTTCGATTGGGTTATATTTTTCGTTGCCTTTGTTCTTTCCTCCGTAGGTTTGGTCAATCTTTACAGTGCCACCTATGTGACCGGCTCACAAGGTATTTTAAATTCTTACCTGGTGAAACAGGGATTGTGGATAGTTATCGGGCTGATTTGCATGTTTGGTCTGGTTTCTTTTGATTACAAACATCTGAGCATTGTTAGCATACCACTTTACGTAATCGGAGTGATACTGCTGATTCTGGTACTTGTTATTGGTGAAGAAAGCCATGGTGCTCTGCGATGGATTGCTTTAGGCCCGATCAGGTTTCAGGTGTCTGAGATTGTAAAGGTTATAATGGTCATAACCGTGGCGGCCTGGGGAGCTTCCGATGGAGTCACCCTGTATCCCGGTGCAGGCAAAGTGGCACAGTTCCTCATCATGGTGCTGGTGCCTTTTATTCTGATTGCGATAGAACCGGATCTGGGGACGGCTCTGGCACTGGGGTTGATTTGCTGTACCATGTTTTTCGTGTTGGGCGTCAGGAAAAGGTGGCTGATTGGTGGAATGGTTTTCCTTCTGATGGTGGCTTATCCTGTCTGGAATTACGGATTGAAGGAATATCAAAAAGATCGAATAAAAGCGGTTCTTAACCCTGATAAAGATCCCCAAAGGACGGGATATCATGTCCGCCAGTCTAAAATTGCAATCGGCTCAGGGGGACTATCCGGTAAGGGTTATCTTAAGGGGACGCAACACAGGCTTCGTTTTCTTCCGGAGCGGCATACGGATTTCGCCTTTGCCGTTTGGGCCGAAGAATTCGGCTTTACGGGGGTCTGTGCGGTGTTGAGCCTCTATCTCCTGTTGTTATATCGGTGTTTCTGGTGTGTTTTGAGTGCCAGGGATCGAATGGGATCGTTGATTGCCATGGGTGTGACGGCAATTTTCATGTGGGAAGTCATCATTAATGTCGGGATGGTCCTGGGCTTTCTTCCGGTGGTGGGTATGCCTTTACCCTTTATAAGCTATGGAGGTTCTGCTATGGTGCGCAACTGGATTGCCGTGGGCCTGATAGAAAACGTGGCTATGAGACGCTTTAACTATCGGGCTTCGAAAGGCAGGTAG
- a CDS encoding ATP synthase F0 subunit B: MISIDVTLLVQMVNFLVFLAVMNILLYRPVRRIVEKRNKLVLSQKSDIEKAQQEAEQALREFEETIRNARIMGRQKIEEYKEKARAYEKELLQKAYQEAAEQVAKVREEISREREKAIQELRDQIQVFSLEVVRKILGRSVV; this comes from the coding sequence ATGATAAGCATTGATGTGACTCTTTTGGTCCAGATGGTAAATTTTTTGGTTTTTCTTGCAGTAATGAACATCTTGCTTTACAGGCCGGTCCGCAGGATTGTCGAAAAGAGAAATAAGCTCGTTTTGAGCCAGAAAAGCGACATTGAGAAGGCGCAGCAGGAAGCTGAACAGGCTTTGCGTGAATTCGAGGAAACAATTCGGAACGCCAGAATAATGGGACGACAGAAGATTGAGGAGTATAAAGAGAAAGCCCGGGCATACGAGAAGGAGTTGCTTCAGAAAGCCTACCAGGAAGCAGCCGAACAGGTGGCAAAGGTTCGTGAAGAAATAAGTAGAGAAAGGGAGAAGGCAATACAAGAGCTGAGAGATCAGATTCAGGTATTTTCCCTGGAGGTGGTCCGGAAGATCCTGGGGCGCAGTGTGGTTTAA
- the atpA gene encoding F0F1 ATP synthase subunit alpha, protein MQIRAEEISQIIKEQIKEYEKAVELSETGRVISVGDGIARVYGVENCMAMELLEFPTEHGPIYGLALNLEEDNVGVAILGEDIHIKEGDLVRRTGRIAQVPVGESVIGRVVDPVGNPLDGKGPIEAKEFRRIEVLAPGVIARQPVNEPMYTGIKAIDAMTPIGRGQRELIIGDRQTGKTAIAIDAILNQKDSGIICIYVAIGQKKSTVAQVVETLRRHGAMEYTTVVAACASDPAPLQYIAPYAGCAMGEYYRDRGQHALIIYDDLSKQAAAYRQVSLLLRRPPAREAYPGDIFYNHSRLLERAAKLNDELGAGSLTALPIVETQAGDVSAYIPTNVISITDGQIYLEAGLFYAGIRPAINVGLSVSRVGGAAQIKAMKQVAGRLRLDLAQYRELEAFAKFGSDLDKATLAQINRGMRLVELLKQPQYQPMPVEKQIVSLFAGTRGFLDPLPVEKVTEFEQQLHSFIENKYPEIFAEIKEKKEITPELDEKMTKALKEFSEIFQAGQ, encoded by the coding sequence ATGCAGATCAGAGCAGAAGAAATAAGCCAAATTATTAAGGAGCAGATTAAGGAGTACGAGAAGGCGGTTGAGCTCAGCGAGACTGGCCGTGTGATTTCCGTAGGCGACGGTATAGCCCGAGTCTACGGGGTGGAAAATTGCATGGCCATGGAGTTGCTTGAGTTCCCGACCGAGCATGGACCGATCTACGGATTAGCCCTCAACCTCGAGGAAGACAACGTGGGTGTCGCCATTCTGGGCGAAGACATCCACATTAAGGAGGGCGATCTGGTAAGGCGCACCGGGCGTATTGCTCAGGTGCCCGTTGGAGAATCCGTTATCGGTCGTGTTGTGGACCCCGTTGGGAATCCTCTGGACGGAAAGGGTCCCATCGAAGCTAAAGAGTTCCGTCGCATCGAAGTCCTGGCGCCGGGTGTTATTGCCCGTCAGCCCGTAAACGAACCAATGTATACGGGTATTAAAGCCATTGACGCGATGACGCCCATAGGGCGTGGGCAGAGAGAGCTTATCATCGGCGATCGTCAGACCGGTAAGACTGCTATCGCCATTGATGCTATTTTGAATCAGAAGGACAGCGGGATTATCTGTATCTACGTAGCCATCGGCCAGAAAAAATCGACCGTTGCCCAGGTGGTTGAAACCCTCAGGCGCCATGGTGCTATGGAATACACTACCGTGGTTGCCGCATGCGCCAGCGACCCGGCTCCTCTGCAGTACATTGCTCCCTATGCCGGTTGCGCCATGGGCGAGTATTACCGTGACCGTGGTCAGCATGCCCTCATTATTTACGATGACCTTTCGAAACAGGCAGCTGCTTACCGTCAGGTGTCGCTGCTGCTCAGGCGTCCTCCTGCACGTGAGGCATACCCGGGCGATATTTTCTACAATCACTCCAGGCTTCTGGAGCGTGCTGCCAAGCTGAACGACGAGCTTGGCGCCGGATCCCTGACTGCTCTTCCAATAGTTGAGACTCAGGCAGGAGACGTATCTGCTTATATTCCGACGAATGTTATATCCATTACCGACGGGCAGATTTACCTTGAAGCGGGTCTCTTTTATGCCGGTATTCGACCGGCCATCAATGTCGGTCTTTCGGTAAGCCGTGTTGGAGGTGCGGCTCAGATTAAGGCCATGAAGCAGGTTGCAGGAAGGCTCCGTCTTGATCTGGCTCAGTATCGAGAGCTCGAAGCTTTTGCCAAGTTCGGTAGCGACCTAGATAAGGCGACTTTGGCGCAGATCAACAGGGGTATGAGGCTGGTGGAACTGCTGAAGCAACCTCAGTATCAGCCCATGCCGGTTGAAAAACAGATAGTATCGCTCTTTGCGGGAACTCGTGGATTCCTGGATCCTCTGCCCGTTGAAAAGGTTACGGAGTTTGAACAGCAGTTGCATTCCTTTATTGAGAACAAGTATCCCGAGATTTTTGCGGAAATAAAGGAAAAGAAGGAGATCACTCCGGAGTTAGACGAGAAGATGACGAAGGCGCTCAAGGAGTTTAGCGAGATCTTCCAGGCTGGTCAGTAG
- the atpH gene encoding ATP synthase F1 subunit delta — MRNQAIAKRYAKAIFEVAVEEGRVDEYGQELEQVLALFREVPEFERVLVSPMYPEDVKLSTVDRVAEITEMSPVMYRFVRLLVEKQRIKFFSDIVSYYRKLQDERENIARAQVTAAVDLDEATLDLIAEALGKVVGKKIVVEFNKDPELIGGVVARVGDLVWDGSVRTQLKNIKETLKRGELG; from the coding sequence GTGAGAAACCAAGCCATAGCCAAAAGGTATGCTAAGGCGATCTTTGAGGTCGCCGTTGAGGAAGGCAGGGTTGATGAGTACGGGCAGGAGCTCGAGCAGGTTCTTGCCCTGTTTCGGGAGGTGCCGGAGTTCGAGAGGGTGCTGGTAAGTCCGATGTACCCCGAGGATGTCAAGCTCAGTACGGTTGATCGGGTAGCCGAGATAACCGAGATGTCGCCGGTTATGTATCGCTTTGTGCGCCTTCTGGTGGAGAAGCAGAGGATAAAGTTCTTTTCTGATATTGTCTCCTACTACCGGAAGCTTCAGGACGAGCGTGAAAATATAGCTCGTGCTCAGGTTACGGCTGCGGTTGACCTCGACGAGGCCACTCTTGATCTTATTGCCGAAGCTCTTGGCAAGGTAGTCGGTAAAAAGATAGTTGTTGAGTTTAACAAGGATCCGGAGCTTATTGGTGGAGTTGTCGCCCGTGTGGGCGATTTGGTATGGGATGGAAGTGTTAGGACGCAGTTGAAGAATATTAAAGAAACATTAAAGAGAGGTGAGTTGGGTTAA
- the mrdA gene encoding penicillin-binding protein 2 → MNKNVILREQNNIVVINVYALAIIFCCVIVLYLCGFYYYQVIKWDEYKKKSENNHTRFERIIAPRGVIFDAYGRVIVDNRPSYDIYITREEADVERITVAVSNLCNVKTEDLVNELSKYQNIPKHIPVKLLGDVDQDCLARIEAYKHKLPGLFVSVQPVRNYPWREVGAHIVGYLGEINREELNRLEDAGYVVGDWIGKTGLERVYESVLRGKNGMEAVEVDALGRRLGVLDRENPIPGRNVWLTLDWELQRYASEIMRDKEGALVVLDVKTGAIRAMVSSPSYDPNLFVRGVNSEEWNDLHRDPRHVFLNRAIQVGYPPGSTFKPFVALAALDTGAVKPDETIWCPGYHRLGNRTYRCWKRGGHGYVDLHRAIVESCDVYFYQVGSRLGVDTIARYAKLLGFGELTGVELPGERTGLIPTTSWKKRHYGVPWQKGETLSVAIGQGFVLVTPLQLARAYAAIANNGYLVRPYIVERIEGNGFRAREDTIHERVITNEKALSLVKKALEDVVKDPRGTAHGIWSEAIPIAGKTGTAQVVGLKLSGDESSMPEHFRDHAWFAGYAPPDDPQVVAVAIIEHGGHGSSAAAPVVKAVIEKYFQLQRENHNG, encoded by the coding sequence ATGAATAAGAATGTGATACTTCGAGAGCAGAACAATATCGTTGTGATTAACGTTTACGCATTGGCGATAATATTCTGCTGTGTTATTGTCCTGTATTTGTGTGGCTTTTACTACTACCAGGTGATAAAGTGGGATGAGTACAAGAAAAAATCTGAAAATAACCATACCAGGTTTGAGCGAATTATTGCTCCCAGAGGTGTTATATTTGATGCTTACGGAAGAGTTATTGTGGATAACAGACCGTCTTATGACATCTATATTACCAGAGAAGAAGCCGACGTCGAAAGAATAACCGTGGCCGTTTCAAATCTGTGTAATGTAAAAACGGAAGATCTGGTGAACGAATTGTCGAAATACCAGAACATCCCAAAGCATATCCCCGTAAAGCTTCTTGGCGACGTTGATCAAGATTGTCTTGCCCGTATTGAGGCCTATAAACACAAATTGCCCGGGCTTTTTGTTTCCGTCCAGCCTGTTAGAAACTATCCGTGGCGGGAAGTAGGGGCTCATATTGTTGGGTATCTGGGGGAAATTAACCGGGAAGAACTCAATAGGCTCGAGGATGCCGGATATGTCGTCGGTGACTGGATAGGCAAAACCGGACTGGAACGGGTTTACGAGTCCGTTCTGAGGGGAAAAAACGGGATGGAGGCCGTTGAGGTTGATGCCCTCGGGAGACGGTTGGGCGTATTGGATAGGGAAAACCCCATCCCGGGCAGGAATGTATGGCTTACGCTGGACTGGGAGCTACAGCGTTACGCATCCGAAATAATGAGGGATAAAGAAGGGGCTCTTGTTGTACTGGACGTAAAGACCGGGGCTATTCGAGCTATGGTTAGCTCTCCTTCCTATGATCCCAATCTGTTCGTTCGGGGTGTAAACTCCGAAGAGTGGAATGACCTGCACAGAGATCCCCGTCATGTTTTCCTGAACAGGGCGATTCAGGTCGGTTATCCGCCGGGGTCCACCTTTAAGCCTTTTGTCGCCCTTGCGGCACTTGATACCGGAGCTGTGAAACCCGATGAAACTATCTGGTGTCCCGGTTATCACAGGCTCGGGAACAGAACCTATAGGTGCTGGAAAAGAGGAGGACACGGATACGTGGATTTACATAGAGCCATTGTGGAATCTTGCGATGTCTATTTTTATCAGGTGGGGAGCAGATTGGGGGTTGATACGATAGCCCGTTACGCCAAACTCCTGGGATTTGGTGAATTAACCGGGGTGGAGCTTCCCGGTGAGCGGACCGGGTTAATACCCACAACTTCCTGGAAAAAAAGGCACTACGGCGTGCCGTGGCAAAAAGGTGAAACCTTATCGGTCGCAATTGGACAGGGGTTCGTGCTGGTTACGCCCCTTCAACTGGCCAGAGCCTATGCGGCAATAGCCAACAATGGATACCTCGTCAGGCCTTACATTGTCGAAAGGATTGAGGGAAACGGCTTTCGTGCACGGGAGGATACAATTCACGAGCGAGTAATTACCAACGAGAAGGCCTTAAGTCTTGTAAAAAAAGCCCTTGAAGATGTTGTTAAGGACCCTCGTGGTACGGCTCATGGGATCTGGAGTGAAGCCATACCAATAGCGGGTAAGACCGGCACGGCGCAGGTTGTGGGCCTTAAGTTGAGCGGGGATGAATCGTCGATGCCGGAGCATTTCAGAGACCACGCCTGGTTCGCAGGTTATGCACCTCCCGATGATCCGCAGGTGGTAGCCGTGGCGATCATTGAGCACGGAGGTCATGGGTCTTCTGCAGCGGCTCCGGTGGTTAAAGCTGTAATAGAAAAATATTTCCAATTACAGCGGGAAAATCACAACGGTTAA
- the atpF gene encoding F0F1 ATP synthase subunit B translates to MKGLVRYGTVVVFTGVVLAGRVWAAEGAEHGANWGDLLLRCINFAILVGVLYKLLKKPIVNYFTARRRNIQQLLEEMEKRKEEAERKCAEYKAKLALLDQEVEKIVKEYVEQGERERAKIIEAAERQAEYIKQQAQLAIQQEMKAAKEALRAEVAELTVKAAEDMLKERIGDEDQTRLVEEFMIKVVEAK, encoded by the coding sequence ATGAAGGGTTTGGTCAGGTATGGCACGGTGGTTGTTTTTACGGGAGTTGTACTTGCCGGGCGGGTGTGGGCGGCGGAGGGCGCCGAACACGGAGCCAACTGGGGTGATTTACTTCTGAGGTGCATAAATTTTGCAATTCTTGTCGGAGTGCTCTATAAGTTGTTGAAAAAACCTATTGTGAATTACTTTACTGCCCGACGAAGGAACATCCAGCAGTTGCTCGAAGAGATGGAGAAGAGGAAAGAAGAGGCGGAGCGGAAGTGTGCCGAATACAAGGCCAAGCTGGCGCTCTTAGATCAGGAAGTGGAAAAGATAGTAAAGGAGTACGTAGAGCAGGGGGAGCGTGAAAGGGCAAAGATTATTGAGGCTGCTGAGCGTCAGGCCGAGTATATCAAACAGCAGGCTCAATTGGCCATTCAGCAGGAGATGAAGGCGGCCAAGGAGGCTCTGCGTGCGGAAGTGGCGGAGCTTACGGTTAAGGCTGCTGAGGATATGTTAAAAGAGCGTATTGGTGATGAGGATCAGACAAGGTTGGTTGAAGAATTCATGATAAAGGTGGTGGAGGCGAAGTGA